From Camelus ferus isolate YT-003-E chromosome 15, BCGSAC_Cfer_1.0, whole genome shotgun sequence, the proteins below share one genomic window:
- the NRXN1 gene encoding neurexin-1 isoform X36 has protein sequence MGTALLQRGGCFLLCLSLLLLGCWAELGSGLEFPGAEGQWTRFPKWNACCESEMSFQLKTRSARGLVLYFDDEGFCDFLELILTRGGRLQLSFSIFCAEPATLLADTPVNDGAWHSVRIRRQFRNTTLFIDQVEAKWVEVKSKRRDMTVFSGLFVGGLPPELRAAALKLTLASVREREPFKGWIRDVRVNSSQALPVDSGEVKLDDEPSNSGGGSPCEAGEEGEGGVCLNGGVCSVVDDQAVCDCSRTGFRGKDCSQGLAHLMMGDQGKSKGGLHCSKV, from the coding sequence ATGGGGACGGCGCTTCTCCAGCGCGGGGGCTGCTTTCTCCTGTGCCTCTCGCTGCTGCTCCTGGGCTGCTGGGCGGAGCTGGGCAGCGGGCTGGAGTTCCCGGGCGCCGAGGGCCAGTGGACGCGCTTCCCCAAGTGGAACGCCTGCTGCGAGAGCGAGATGAGCTTCCAACTCAAGACGCGCAGCGCCCGGGGCCTAGTGCTCTACTTCGACGACGAGGGCTTCTGCGACTTTTTGGAGCTCATCCTGACACGCGGCGGCCGCCTGcagctcagtttctccatcttctgTGCGGAGCCTGCCACGCTCCTGGCGGACACGCCGGTCAACGACGGCGCGTGGCACAGCGTACGTATCCGCCGTCAGTTCCGCAACACTACGCTCTTCATCGACCAGGTGGAGGCCAAGTGGGTGGAGGTTAAGTCCAAGCGCCGGGACATGACGGTGTTCAGCGGCCTCTTCGTCGGGGGGCTCCCCCCAGAACTGCGCGCCGCGGCGCTCAAGCTTACGCTGGCCTCCGTGCGGGAGCGAGAGCCCTTCAAAGGGTGGATTCGTGACGTGAGGGTCAACTCCTCGCAGGCCCTGCCCGTGGACAGCGGCGAGGTGAAGCTGGACGACGAGCCGTCCAACAGCGGCGGCGGGAGCCCGTGTGAGGCGGGCGAGGAGGGCGAGGGCGGCGTGTGCCTCAACGGGGGCGTGTGCTCCGTGGTGGACGACCAGGCGGTGTGCGACTGCTCGCGAACCGGCTTCCGCGGCAAGGACTGCAGCCAAG